The nucleotide sequence TGGGATCTTTGGCGTTGCTTACCAGGCACAACTCCTGGGGCATGATTTTTTTCTACGCATGAAGAAGTTAAACTTTGAGTCACTTCGAGCCAAAGCAAAACTCGTATCGCAAAGCCCAAAACATAAGACCTACCAACACCAGTGGACTCCGACCCCCAAAAACCGTAAAACACAACCCGGGCTCCCCAGGGACGCTTCGCTGGCTGTTGTTTTGCACGAAATCATCGTCAATGAAACCTTGACGCTGTATTGCGTTACCAGCCTGCCGCAAGACGCTGCCACCCTGGGCAACCTCTACAATCAAAGGGTCAATGTCGAAGTTGATATTCGTAACTTGAAGGTCGTATTGGACACCGAGAACATTCGCGCCAAGAAGGTAGACACGTTTTTGAAAGAGCTGTATACGTCAGTGGTCGCCTACAATTTAGTTGGTCAATTCCGCAGACAGGCGGCTGAACTGAATCAGGTTGCTCCGCGGCGGATGAGCTTTAAGCGAACCTGGACAACATTCCAAACGTTCCTGTTGAAGCACCTGCACACTGAGCCAGAATCATGGCGTGAATCCTTCGAGCGAGCACTGTTCTACGCGACCAAAGATAAACTACCCAATCGCGCTGCCAGCCGAAGCGTAAAAAGAGAATGCTACGCCAAACGTTCAAAGAGAGACCATTTCGAAAAAAGAAAAAAGCCCCCAGAGAAATTGAAACACACTGATCTGAAGTAAGTGCCATTAGGCGTTAGCCCCGGTTGGCTCCCGATCTGCAGAAACCGCGGCTAACGCTGTAGGGCTCATGTGAAAGAAAGGGTGCCCCCGGATGCAATCCGGGGTTGCCGCAGACAACAGGAAACTGTCAAGGCAGACGCTCAGTCCAGAAAAAGAACTTTTGACCCATTCAGCCATAACGACTGTCTTGAAAATTAAGCATGGATTATGCTCTTCCCTTTCCAGATCAAGACATAAAAAAGCCTGAGCAGTTTTTAATGCAGTCTGTTGATTTCAAGGCCGCAAATTGTTTTTTACAGCCTGTGTAGTTGCTCGGCGGCACGTGGACGTCTTTTCCAATCTCCAACAAAGAATGCCTGACTCACCAGTTTTTGCTATTATGTTTTAAGTTCACCCGGTGTCTTCACCTTTTTTCCAGTTCTGATACCGCGGATTGCAATACGGATACGGCTCTGATATCGTTTTTAGAGTGAATCGATTCGGTTGGGTAGACTTGTATAGATCTGGTAATGCGGGAGTCCGACAAAGTGAATACAGATACCCCCCAGTCAATCGTCGCCGGAATGAAGCCGGAGCAGTTGCCCATTCCCGAGCACAAGTTACATGGCTGGACTCACTTTGCCGGGTTGTATGCCGGCGAGCATGTTGCGGCGACTGAGTTTGTGATCGGTGCGACGTTCGTTGCCCTGGGAGCCAACACGAGTGACATCCTGATCGGACTCCTGATTGGTAATCTGCTTGCCGTTCTGAGTTGGACGTTCATCACCGCACCGATTGCCGTTCAGACGCGACTGAGTCTGTATACGTATCTTGAGAAGATCGCAGGCGACTCAATGACCAATCTGTACAACTGGGCCAACGTACTGATCTTCACGGTCATCTCGGCGGCGATGATTACCGTTTCAAGCACGGCGGTACGGTTGTTGTTCAATATTCCTGCCCAGTTGGAATGGTATCCCACCAACAGTTTATTCGTCGCTGTGGTGCTGGCCGTTGGCGCGATCGTTGTTGTCGTGGCGATGTATGGATTCGATGCTGTTGCTGATTTTTCGGGACTATGTGGTCCGTGGCTGGTCGT is from Gimesia maris and encodes:
- a CDS encoding IS4 family transposase, yielding MKQSPEQILEFDRAFEQLKDLVDLRQADQLHPRRPNAIYTACVVLWMLIFQRLKPDASLEAAVKHLIENQPDYLPENKRLSQGTLSSNSAAYSRARSELPLDVVKWFSNEITRAIVGQSETLLDGRQIFLLDGTTITLAPEKELQTKFPPASNQHGESVWPVVNLTVFHELSSGCALLPQLGAMYGPEAVSETELARNGMHCLPDESIIMADAGFGIFGVAYQAQLLGHDFFLRMKKLNFESLRAKAKLVSQSPKHKTYQHQWTPTPKNRKTQPGLPRDASLAVVLHEIIVNETLTLYCVTSLPQDAATLGNLYNQRVNVEVDIRNLKVVLDTENIRAKKVDTFLKELYTSVVAYNLVGQFRRQAAELNQVAPRRMSFKRTWTTFQTFLLKHLHTEPESWRESFERALFYATKDKLPNRAASRSVKRECYAKRSKRDHFEKRKKPPEKLKHTDLK